A stretch of DNA from Paenibacillus sp. FSL W8-0186:
GTTCCGGTCCAGCAGCACGGGATCATGCTTCCAATATTCAAAAATCTCTTTCTGCTCCTGCTCCGATACGATCGAGGACAGCACGTAGGAGTACGATTGGTTATGCACGACCTCTTGCTGAGCAATAATGGCGGAAATCGCCTCAAGCGAAGAATCCGTGAAATAACGTTTTACGTCCCCAACGAACATCGTTTGCATCGAATCCAGAACCGCCAGCAGCGAAATATTGATCTTGAACGTGCGCTGCTCCTCGGGATCCAATAGCGGAAATTGCTGCGCATCCTTGCTCATTGGAATTTCGTCCGCAATCCAGTGGTTGAGCAGCAGTACTTTGTACAGCTTGTACATATGCGGCATGCGGATGTCGTTCCAGTTCAGGATACCGGAGCACTCTCCGTTAATGATGCGAGTTGATTTGTTCGGTGCCTCCGTATTAAAAATCGTTTGCAGTTGCAATGATCTCATCTCCTCAAAGATTTGATGTTATTTTAAAAATTCACATTAGTAGCGATAAGTTTGAGCCTCTAAGTTCCCCGTAGCACTCCCCACATGCCCTGCACCAGCCCGAGCGAATCCCCGCAGGGGACAGCGCCCCCCAGCACGGAGCCTCACAACGAACCGCCCAAGCAGCAGTTCACTCCAAATCCCTTCGTAGCAATCGCCAAAAGTTCATCGTAGCATTCCCCACATGCCTTGCACCAACCCAAGCGAATCCCCGCAGGGGACAGCGCCCCTCAGCACGCAGCCCCACGAACCGCCCAAAGCCGCAGTCCGCTCCAAATCCCTTCGTAGCAATCGCCAAAAGTTCATCGTAGCATTCCCCACATGCCTTGCACCAACCCAAGCGAATCCCCGCAGGGGACAGCGCCCCTCAGCACGCAGCCCCACAATGAACCGCCCAAAGCAGCAATCCGCTCCAATGCAGGAGCGCTACCGTAGAGCGGGCCCGTTAGGGCGGCAAGCGGACCAGTTGCACGAACTACCTCGGGTGCGCTCGACAGCGGCAGTCCCCCGCAGCGTGTTTCCAGGCAGCACGGGTGCGCCTAAAGTAAGACGTACCCGGGGAAAAGCGTTCCACCCACCAGCCCATAGCGCATTCCCGAAGGGAACAGCGAGCAGGAGCGCCTCTACAACTCCAACGTTACTCCCTTTTGCGGGAGTCCCGAGGGCAGCAGGCCCTGGGGGCCCTCCCTTACGACAAGGGAGGGTTTGGGTGGGATGGGATCAATTAACTGGCGCAGCTCTCACACTCTTCAATCGTCAGCGCGCGGCTGCGAACATAGTAAGTCGATTTCAGGCCGGCCTTCCAGGCATGCAGATGCAGATCCAGGAACTCCGTCGCCTTGATGTCCGGGCGCACGTACAGGTTGAAGCTTTGCGCTTGGTCGACGTGACGCTGGCGTGCTCCGGCCATATCGATCGACCAGTGCTGGTCAATCAGGAAAGCCGTTTTGTAGTACCAGATCGTCTTCTCGGACAGATCCGGCGCCGGGTTGGCGATTTTGTACGTCGTCTTCTCCTCGTAGGAGAGCAGTTCGTACAGCGGATCGATGCTCGCAGTAGAACCAGCGATGATCGAAGTTGAGCCGTTCGGCGCAATTGCGAACATCCAGGCGTTGCGCACGCCGTTCTGGCTGACTTCCTCCGCCAGCTCGCGCCATTGCTCGGTTGTTACGAACTTGCCTTCACGAGTGCCGTCGGTGTAATTCCGGTACGTGAAGTAGTTGCCGTTCTCCCAATCGGAGCCGGCGAACTTCGGATAGCGGCCTTTCTCTTTAGCTAGCTCCATACTGGATTTGACCAGCAGATAGTTGATTTTTTCGTAGAGATCGTCGTTATATTTAACGGCTTCCTCGGATTCCCAGCGGATGCCTTCCAGAGCAAGCAAATGATGCAGCCCGAAGGTGCCCAGCCCGATCGCCCGGTATTGGCTGTTCGTGTATTGAGCTTGCAGTACCTCAATGTTGTTGATGTCGATGACGTTATCGAGCATCCGCGTCTGAATCGGAACGAGCCGATCTAATACGCCAGCCGGTACAGCGCGGGCAAGGTGGATCGAGTTCAGGTTGCAGACGACGAAATCGCCAGGGATTTTGGAAACGACGATACGGGTTTGTCCGTCCTTCGTTACCAGCTCCTCTTGTTCTACAACGGTTGGCGACTGGTTCTGCATGATTTCCGTGCACAGGTTAGAAGAGTAGATCATGCCGTGCGCCCGGTTCGGGTTGGCGCGGTTGACGGTGTCTCTATAGAACATGTACGGGGTGCCCGTCTCCAGCTGCGATTTCATGATCCGTTTCATAATATCGATCGCTGGCATCGTAATTCTCGACAGTGTCGGATGATTGACCGCTTCCCCGTATTTCTCACGGAACTCGCCGCTGCCGACCTCTTTGTCGTAGAAATCCTCCAGGCCTAGCGGACGGCCGTTCTCGTCTTTCCAGCCCATCGTTTTCTTCACTTCGTGCGGGCAGAACAGGTTCCATTCGCCGCGAGCCTCGACGGCTTCCATGAAAAGGTCAGGGAGGCAGACGCCGTGGAACACGTCATGCGCGCGCATCCGCTCATCGCCGTTATTCAGCTTCAGGTCAAGGAAAGCAAGGATATCCTTGTGGAACACGTCCAGGTATACCGCGATGGCTCCTTTGCGTGTGCCGAGCTGGTCGACGCTGACGGCGGTGTTGTTCAGCTGGCGAATCCACGGGATTACGCCGGAGCTGGTGTTCTTGTGGCCGCGAATGTCCGAGCCACGGGCGCGAACCTTGCCGAGATAGACGCCGATGCCGCCGCCCATTTTGCTGAGGCGGGCCACGTCCGTATTAGAATCGAAAATGCCTTCCAGCGAGTCGTCCACCGTATCGATGAAGCAGCTGGACAGCTGTCCGGCGACTTTTTTACCGGCATTGGACATCGTCGGCGTAGCGGCGGTCATATAGATGTTGCTCATCGCCCAGTAAGCTTCTTTTACATAGTCCAGACGCTTGTCCGCTGGCTCTTGGTGCATCAGGTACATCGCGATGACCATGTAGCGTTCCTGAGGCAGTTCCATCGTGCGTCCGTCAAAATCCGTCGCCAGGTAGCGCTCAGCGAGCGTCAGCAGGCCGATATAATCGAACAGCAGGTCGCGGGTCGGGTCGATCAGCTCGCCCAGCTCATCGATTTGCTCTTTCGTATAGCAATCGAGCAATTCTTGGCGGTAGATGCCCGCTTTGACCAGCTCGGTAATGAGATGGTAGAACGAACCGTAGGGCTCTTCCGGATACGCTTTGTAACGGCGGTTGACCGCTGCTTTTTTGTATAAGGTTGTGAGCAGGGCGCGGGCTGCGGCAAACTTCCAGTCCGGCTCGTCCTTGGTAACGAGCTCTAGGGCGGACATCGTAAAGGCGCTGCTGATTTCCTCGCCGGTAACGACGTCATGTCTCAGCTTAGCGGTAACGCCACGCAGCAGGCGCTCCTTGCTCAGTGTATGTAATCCCTCCAGAATACGGTCGGCGTAAATGCCGAGACGGTCATTGTCGAACGCAAGCTGGCGGTTGTTGGGTTTCGTTACGAGTGAAGGCATATGAAAATTCCTCGCTTTCTTGAAATGGGTTATTCTATCTTCCAATTCATTGTCGAATCTTGGATGCTCAAATCTTTAATTCTTAAATTGCAAGTATTCGTCAAAAAAAGAGGCGCTGCATATGCGGTCTCCAAAGATCTGCAGCTATACTCATGCGATCCCTAGAAGAGCTTTGAACAACCACATTATGACTTGGCGCCGGTGACGTCAATAAAGTGAACACAAATCATAATTATACTAGAAAGGCAGTCAGCTAGAAAGAGAAAGTTGGACGCCATTCGACAATGCCGCGCTGGGACAGGCTTGCCGGAATGTCAATCAGCCTCTGATTGGAGCTGCCGCGATAGAGCAGGGAGGGGTCCCGCAGCTCATCAACGTAGCGTCCGTCTACTAACACTTGGCAGCGGCTTAGAAGTCCGTATTCCGGGGACTTTGCGTCTCTGGTTAATTCCTCAAATGTATAACCGCTGTAAATCCAGGCGGATATAGCGCCTGCCGCCTCGCGCAGACGATCGAGAAATGCGCTGACCTCAGCTGCCGAGAAAAAAGGGTCTCCGCCAAGAATCGACACTCCGCTAAGCAGCGGGTTGCCGGCGATGTCCCGAATGATTTCCTGTTCCCGTTCGGGAGTAAACGGTTCGCCGTAAAGGAAATTCCAGGTGGCCGGACTGAAGCAGCCTTTGCAATAATGGCGACAGCCGCTTATAAAGAGCGCTGCCCGCAGTCCTTCGCCTTCATTAATAGATTCCGGGTAATAGCCGCAAATATTCATGTCGAATGCTTGAGGCGATCACGAACCTCGGCCTGTTTGGCAGCGTTGAAGCGGGTCTGGAAATCCCCGGTTAAATATCCGGTTACGCGGCGCAGCCGGCGGATATGGACGTCCTGCTCGCTAGCGTTGCAGGATGGGCAGGATGCGCCAATGATTCCTTCGTAGCCGCAGCCCGAGCAGCGGTCGATCGGATGGTTGATGCTGAAATAGCTCACCTGCTGCGACAGCGCGTACTGAATGATGCGCAGGAATGCAGCCGGATTGCTGCGGGCGCTGCCGTTCAGCTCAATGTAGGAGATGGCTCCCGCATTGCACAGTCCGTGGAACGGTGCTTCCAGCTCGATTTTTTTAGCTGCGCTAATGTTGTAGTATACCGGTATGTGAAAAGAGTTCGTATAATACTCCCGGTCAACGACGCCAGGAATTTCCCCGTAGTCAGCCCGGTCCCGCTTGGTGAATTTCCCCGACAGCCCTTCCGCCGGAGTGGCGAACAGGGTAATGTTCAGGTTGTGTCTTTCGCTCTGACGGTCGCAATAATCGCGCATGAAGGCGATCAAATTATAGGCCTTCTTATATACATCGGCATCTTCGCCGTGATGTTTACCATACATGGCTTTCATGCATTCTGCGAGCCCGATGAAGCCGATCGACAGGCTGCCGTGCTTGAGCAGCTCTCCCACCGTATCCTCGGGGTTCAGTTGCTCGCCGCCCTCCCAGACACCTTCGCGCATCATGAAGTCGGAAGCCTTGGCTTTCTGGGACGATTGAATCCGGAAGCGGTGCAGCAGTCCGTCCAGCGCGATATCCATATAATGCTCCAGTTCCCGGTAGAAGCCTTGTTCATCTGCGGTCTGCCGCAGTCCTAACGCTATGCCGTGCTCCAGGCCCAGCTTGACCAGGTTCAGGGTGTTGAAGGACAAGTTTCCTTTGCCGGAAAGGTGGTTGCGGCCGAAGCGGTCGCTCAGCACCCGCGTGCGGCAGCCCATCGTGGCAAATTCGGTATCCGGGTTCGCCGGATCGTAATACATCAGATTGAGCGGGGCGTCCAGGTTGGCGAAATTCGGATACAGCCGTTTGGCCGAGCATTCCGCTGCTTTCAGGAACAGTTCGTAATTGGGTTCGCCCGGCTGCTGGTTCACGCCCTGCTTGCATTTAAAAATCTGAATCGGGAAAATCGGTGTCTCGCCGCTGCCAAGTCCGCGCATCGTTGCGGCCAGCAGTGAACTGATTACGAGCTGCCCTTCTATCGACGTGCATGTGCCGTAGTTGATGCTCGTAAAAGGAATTTGTCCGCCCGCCCGGCTCGACATCGTATTGAGATTGTGGATGAGGCTCTCGGCGGCCTGCAGCGTTTCGCTTTCGGTCTCTTTAACCGCATATTTGAAGGCCCTTGGATACTGCGCCTGCAGATCAGAGCGAGCCATGGTGATCAAACCGTAATCCGCTGCGCTGTCTCCTTCTTCAAAGTAGTCCAATCCTTTGCGGAAATATTTGACGAAGGATTTGGTTACATAAGGCGCCAGGTCGTGGTCCAGCTTATTGGCGGATACACCGCCGTATTGCGCATTTTGCTGGGACTGAAAAATGATCGCCACAAGCGCCATCGCCGTCATGATCGAATTCGGCGGCCTTACGCTGCCGTTGCCGGTGTTGAACCCTTCGCGCAGCAGCTTGTCGAACGGAATGAAGATGCAGTTCGTCGTTCCGATCGCGTATTGATCCAAATCGTGCACATAGACGATATTGTCCTGAATGGCCTGAACGAGCGGCTTTGGCATGACAAAATGGTTCGCATACCATTTCGCGTACTCGCTGCCGAATTTGCTCATTTTGCCAGAGAAGCTTTCGCCGTTCAAGTTGGCGTTCTCCCGCAGCACCTCAAGATTGCTGCTTGCAACGATCTCTTCTCCTAATGTAATCACTTCATCCAGCATGTCTTGGCGGCTTGTATAAACCGGGTTCATCATCGCCATAACAAAGTTCCCCTCCCGAAAAACTACGCATTACAACCATATAAAAAGGCATTTCCGATCATACAAGGTTGGAAATGCCCGAATGCGCGTTTGAAGAAATGCCTGGATCATCCTATGAAATGCAGGATGAATGCGTATGTAAGCTGCAAGCGGACACCTACCTGTTCCTCGCAGGTTCATCTGGTATTTGGTGTCAAATACAGAAACGGGCAGGTCTCCTGGCTTCCGGACTTCTTCACTGACGCCTTCCCGCAGATGGTTAATATCTGCAGTGGCATTCTGTCAGTGAAGCGCTGCAAGGAGCCTTGGCAAGCTCTTGCATGCACCCGGTCACAGTGGCGGGACCGCAGCGGAATTGCACCGCACTTCCCTTTTAAGCCCCAGCCGAGAAATAGGGGGCTGGATCACCCGATTCCACTATATTTGGTTGTCTGCAACTTACATTACCCCAATATGTAGTGTTTGTAAACAGTCATCTTCACTAGCTGAAGGATGAAAAATCATGAAAAAACAGGTGAAAGCAACCCTGATGCGGCGAGTGGGAGATGCAGAAAAATTGTGAACATTTATCGCGGCAGTTCATGATCGTATTTTTTGCGCAGCTGGTTCAACTGCTCTAATTTGCGCAGATGCTGCTCCTGGTTTCTCATCCCGGCGGCAACGATCAGGTTCTCTACCAGGAAGGTCGGGGCGATCATCGAATGGAATTCCCAAATCTCGCCCCGGCTGGCATACAGGGTCATGTCGCATTGGCCCGAGAAGTCGGAGACAAGGCGATCGGTAATGAGTATCGTGCGGTAGCCGCATTGCTTGGCATGATCTGTGATCACCTTGGCTTCCGGCAGCAGACGGACGAAGCCGAAGAGAACAACGACGTCTTCGCCTGTTATATGAAGCAGATCCTCGAACAGCTCGCTGCCTCCGCGATCAAGGCGATGGATGGACAGGCCGAAGCGGCTGAGGCGGTAATGCATCAGCTGGGCGAGGCCGGACGAGGGACCCGGAGCGTACAAATATACTCTGCGCGCCGTGACAAGCGCATCCACAGCGGCGTCAAATGCTTCCTGTGAATAATGCTGCAGCGTGCTCTCCAGATGTTCGATGCTGGAGGCAAGAAATTGTCCGGGAAAGGATGCCGCGTTGGCTCTATCCATGATGTTCTTCATCTTGGCGGCAGGGGTAACCTCCAGATGCTCGCGAAGCTGGTTTTTGAAATCTTTGATATTTTTAAATCCGACAGAACGCCAAAACCTCGATACGGAGGCGATGCTGAGTCCCAAGTTGTCCGCGATTTCCTGTTCGGTCAGAAAGAGGACAGTTTGCATATTCTTCTGGATATAGTCGGCAATTTTATATTGACCCGGGGATAAGGTTTCTAAATTCCAGTCCAAGTTCATGAGGTTGGCCTCTCTTCCTTCGAATGAATTGATAGCTTTAGATTAACATATCTGCAGGGGGGCGGTAATGAGAATCTAGCCTGAAATGATATATTTTTTACATTAAATAAAGTGATGAAATAATTTTTACATATGATTTACAAGATATAGAAGCAGCTTTAATAAATCCCTCCTATAGTGGAGCTATCTGAAACCAGGAGGGGAAGTAAGTGGCTCAATTAAGGCAAAGGTATGTATTAACCCAGTCCCAGAAAATGATGGTATTCATTCTATCCATGTCGCTGTACGGTCTATCGAATATGATCACCGAGCTGATTCCGTCGGTTCGGCTGGGACCGATCGAACTGTCCGTCGAGTATTTCGCTTTTATTCCGCTGACGCTGTGCATTTTGTTCCATCCGTTCTACGCAGCCGTCGGGGCAGCACTGGGCGAAGTCATCTTCGGGGAGATTATGCTGGGGCAATTCGGCGGGCTTGGCGAGCTGGAGAAGTTCATCGGCTTCTCCCTGGCGATGTTCATCGCCGGGACGCTGGTGAACGATCCGCAGAACCGCAGGCAGGTTGGCGTCGCAGCAATGATGGGAGTCATCATCCACCAATTTATTAGCTGCGCGGTCGATATCGGCAAGGTATGGATCGGTGTGGAGGAGTTCGAGGCGGTGCCGGGCTTGGCGGAGAGCGTGGTAGTTGTTGAGGGAGTGGCTTTTTTGAACGATGTGCTGTTCTCAGGAATTCTGTTTGCGCTGCTGCCGACACTGTATCTTGTGCCGCGCTTGTATGGGAAAAT
This window harbors:
- a CDS encoding ribonucleoside-diphosphate reductase subunit alpha, which translates into the protein MPSLVTKPNNRQLAFDNDRLGIYADRILEGLHTLSKERLLRGVTAKLRHDVVTGEEISSAFTMSALELVTKDEPDWKFAAARALLTTLYKKAAVNRRYKAYPEEPYGSFYHLITELVKAGIYRQELLDCYTKEQIDELGELIDPTRDLLFDYIGLLTLAERYLATDFDGRTMELPQERYMVIAMYLMHQEPADKRLDYVKEAYWAMSNIYMTAATPTMSNAGKKVAGQLSSCFIDTVDDSLEGIFDSNTDVARLSKMGGGIGVYLGKVRARGSDIRGHKNTSSGVIPWIRQLNNTAVSVDQLGTRKGAIAVYLDVFHKDILAFLDLKLNNGDERMRAHDVFHGVCLPDLFMEAVEARGEWNLFCPHEVKKTMGWKDENGRPLGLEDFYDKEVGSGEFREKYGEAVNHPTLSRITMPAIDIMKRIMKSQLETGTPYMFYRDTVNRANPNRAHGMIYSSNLCTEIMQNQSPTVVEQEELVTKDGQTRIVVSKIPGDFVVCNLNSIHLARAVPAGVLDRLVPIQTRMLDNVIDINNIEVLQAQYTNSQYRAIGLGTFGLHHLLALEGIRWESEEAVKYNDDLYEKINYLLVKSSMELAKEKGRYPKFAGSDWENGNYFTYRNYTDGTREGKFVTTEQWRELAEEVSQNGVRNAWMFAIAPNGSTSIIAGSTASIDPLYELLSYEEKTTYKIANPAPDLSEKTIWYYKTAFLIDQHWSIDMAGARQRHVDQAQSFNLYVRPDIKATEFLDLHLHAWKAGLKSTYYVRSRALTIEECESCAS
- the nrdG gene encoding anaerobic ribonucleoside-triphosphate reductase activating protein; this translates as MNICGYYPESINEGEGLRAALFISGCRHYCKGCFSPATWNFLYGEPFTPEREQEIIRDIAGNPLLSGVSILGGDPFFSAAEVSAFLDRLREAAGAISAWIYSGYTFEELTRDAKSPEYGLLSRCQVLVDGRYVDELRDPSLLYRGSSNQRLIDIPASLSQRGIVEWRPTFSF
- a CDS encoding anaerobic ribonucleoside triphosphate reductase, with the translated sequence MAMMNPVYTSRQDMLDEVITLGEEIVASSNLEVLRENANLNGESFSGKMSKFGSEYAKWYANHFVMPKPLVQAIQDNIVYVHDLDQYAIGTTNCIFIPFDKLLREGFNTGNGSVRPPNSIMTAMALVAIIFQSQQNAQYGGVSANKLDHDLAPYVTKSFVKYFRKGLDYFEEGDSAADYGLITMARSDLQAQYPRAFKYAVKETESETLQAAESLIHNLNTMSSRAGGQIPFTSINYGTCTSIEGQLVISSLLAATMRGLGSGETPIFPIQIFKCKQGVNQQPGEPNYELFLKAAECSAKRLYPNFANLDAPLNLMYYDPANPDTEFATMGCRTRVLSDRFGRNHLSGKGNLSFNTLNLVKLGLEHGIALGLRQTADEQGFYRELEHYMDIALDGLLHRFRIQSSQKAKASDFMMREGVWEGGEQLNPEDTVGELLKHGSLSIGFIGLAECMKAMYGKHHGEDADVYKKAYNLIAFMRDYCDRQSERHNLNITLFATPAEGLSGKFTKRDRADYGEIPGVVDREYYTNSFHIPVYYNISAAKKIELEAPFHGLCNAGAISYIELNGSARSNPAAFLRIIQYALSQQVSYFSINHPIDRCSGCGYEGIIGASCPSCNASEQDVHIRRLRRVTGYLTGDFQTRFNAAKQAEVRDRLKHST
- a CDS encoding MurR/RpiR family transcriptional regulator, which gives rise to MNLDWNLETLSPGQYKIADYIQKNMQTVLFLTEQEIADNLGLSIASVSRFWRSVGFKNIKDFKNQLREHLEVTPAAKMKNIMDRANAASFPGQFLASSIEHLESTLQHYSQEAFDAAVDALVTARRVYLYAPGPSSGLAQLMHYRLSRFGLSIHRLDRGGSELFEDLLHITGEDVVVLFGFVRLLPEAKVITDHAKQCGYRTILITDRLVSDFSGQCDMTLYASRGEIWEFHSMIAPTFLVENLIVAAGMRNQEQHLRKLEQLNQLRKKYDHELPR
- a CDS encoding cell division protein FtsQ, with protein sequence MAQLRQRYVLTQSQKMMVFILSMSLYGLSNMITELIPSVRLGPIELSVEYFAFIPLTLCILFHPFYAAVGAALGEVIFGEIMLGQFGGLGELEKFIGFSLAMFIAGTLVNDPQNRRQVGVAAMMGVIIHQFISCAVDIGKVWIGVEEFEAVPGLAESVVVVEGVAFLNDVLFSGILFALLPTLYLVPRLYGKIEPLLGMKPRNNKMKYSFAEIMAPRLIVVSVILAVLAAAAEFLAESDMALVEWDADFLESIGGWFIWVSIGAAAAVACLTIWLLVRRGKRSGTAGTGI